A region from the Clostridium beijerinckii genome encodes:
- a CDS encoding GTP-sensing pleiotropic transcriptional regulator CodY, whose translation MSSLLSKTRMLNKILQKTGTEPVAFQDICTLLSEVLECNAYIISRKGKVLGYTFGNDFECEAMKKKVIEDKKFPEDYNKSLLQVNETLANLPNEGRCVFQEIGNCKKVDKLSTIVPIIGSRERIGTLILARFGNAFTDEDLVLVEYSATIVGMEMLRAMQDEIADETRKKAVVQLAIGTLSYSELEAVEHIFEELNGSEGLLVASKIADKVGITRSVIVNALRKFESAGVIESRSLGMKGTYIKILNEKLTEELKKIK comes from the coding sequence ATGTCATCACTATTAAGTAAAACTAGAATGTTAAACAAGATCTTACAGAAGACTGGCACAGAACCTGTAGCATTCCAAGATATATGTACACTGTTAAGTGAAGTTCTTGAATGCAATGCATATATAATAAGTAGAAAAGGCAAAGTACTTGGATATACTTTTGGCAATGATTTTGAATGTGAAGCTATGAAAAAAAAGGTGATAGAAGATAAAAAATTTCCGGAAGATTATAATAAGTCGCTTTTACAAGTTAACGAAACATTGGCAAATCTTCCTAACGAAGGCAGATGCGTATTTCAAGAAATTGGTAATTGCAAAAAAGTAGATAAGCTATCAACAATAGTTCCGATTATAGGAAGTAGAGAAAGAATAGGAACACTAATATTAGCTAGATTTGGTAATGCATTTACTGATGAAGATTTAGTATTAGTAGAATATAGTGCAACTATTGTAGGCATGGAAATGCTTAGAGCTATGCAAGATGAAATTGCAGATGAAACAAGAAAAAAAGCAGTTGTCCAATTAGCTATAGGAACTCTTTCTTATTCTGAACTAGAAGCGGTTGAACATATATTTGAAGAATTAAATGGAAGCGAAGGCTTATTGGTAGCTTCAAAGATTGCAGATAAAGTAGGAATAACTAGAAGTGTTATAGTGAATGCATTAAGGAAATTTGAAAGTGCTGGTGTTATTGAATCTAGATCGCTTGGCATGAAAGGAACTTATATTAAAATATTAAATGAAAAATTAACAGAAGAATTAAAAAAGATTAAATAA